A stretch of DNA from Pongo abelii isolate AG06213 chromosome 10, NHGRI_mPonAbe1-v2.0_pri, whole genome shotgun sequence:
GGGACACAAATAGATCATTCAGATTGATCGTGTGCACTTAACCACGGGCCCCTACAGGATTTACTCCCCTATCTTCTTCCTTTCTCAAGGGAGTATCTCCCACATCTCCAATCCAGCAGGATGCAGCCCACATGTGGGCTTACACCCTAAGCTGGCAGGGCACTAATGTGTCATAGAGCTGTGTTCAGTGTTTACCTTCAAGAGCAATGCCCTCCCTCTGGCATACCTCCCTTCTCAAATTTTGGTCTCTGGTCCTGTTCGACAATGGGTTCCACATAGTGCCAAGGTTTACCAGAGAGACAAGTTCATGTTTGTGTGAGGCTGCTAACCCTGGCGGTGTGGCTTCAGTGTCCTTACTCTAGGTTGAAAAATCAACAGAAGAAGTCCTTAGGACTGCTATTTGGGCATGCCTACAGAATGGAGGATTAATGGAAAACAAACTAAAGAACAAACCACAAGTCAATATGTACTTTCcaataatcttttcatttttaatatcaattgatgttttaaaaaatacagaggtGTTTGACACAGAATAGCACCATTGTGTAGGACACACACAGTTCCTGCGCCCGGCACCTGAAGGGAGGTCTTCTGGCCTGGGCTGGGGGCAGTCACTCAGGGGGCATTTGACTCACACCAGTTagtttcctgcctctgccttgacCCGAAGGTCTTACaggaagacaataaataaatagaacgcCGAGATTTGATTTTGCAGTCTGCCCAGTTCAGGTCTCTTAGAAAGAGAGGGGAGAAAAGTCCGAACTGTGAGAGGGTGGGATGAATGGACATCAGGTCAGGTCAGCCATTCAGTGCAGAGTCCTAGAGTGACTGAGATTGGAAAGTACTTGGGTCCTTTGGGTTTGCAACGGATTGTGTTGTTTCTGGGTTCAGGTTTTTACAAGAAGCAGACTGGCCCTATGTCCACACCGAATTCCTGCTCGGGCCCTCCTATGTCCATGGGTGCAATGTCAATGATGGGGAGGCGTGAAGTCTTCTGTGACCGGTACTCAATGACAGTCTTGCCCCACTTACCGGTGTGTTTCTAGGGGAGAAAAAAGGAGGAGGCTCTGTTCAGTAGATGCCTTGCTACCCAGTTCCAGCTGCGCAGAAGCCCAAAACTGAACAAACTGGCGAGCATCAGAGCCTACAAGGTTGAACCACACTGAGGGGGCTCCTGAGACCTCTTCTTGGCTTGCCAAAGGCCTCTCCACTTCAACTCCTATCCTTAGTGGCAGGGCCCTCCTCCACCctgcccttcccctccttccccactccccacagTGAGCTCCCAACCTGTGACTACTTCTTCACCCTGTACACATTGCGAGAACACTTCTACAATAATCACTGGGTTCCAGGTAGGGTTTTGTTCCCCTGAGCCATGGGAATGGATAAGGTGGAACGATATGTGCCTCTCTCTCACCTGTCACTCAGCCTATCTTCTCTACATGACCCTCAAACTCATGCCTCTGATGATCCTGTCACTTTAGGACCTGACAGCTGCTGCGGGCCAACCCTCAGCCCTGCTCCAGGCAGTTTGGGCACAGGCAGCTCTTCTCTCTGGCAGCCCCACTCACCGTGCAGCCATCCTTCAGGGCAGTGTACGTGAACCTGCTATTGCCCTCTGCCCGGATCTCCACGTCGTTGGAGCCCTGGATGAGCAGGGCCTTCTTGAGGTTGCCAGCTGCTTCGTCCAGGTAGGCAATGCTGTTCTTGCAGTGGTAGGTGATGTTCTGGGAGCCTTCCGTGGACAGCAGGCGTAGGAAGGTCATCTGGACGTTGGCAGTGTTGGGAGCCAGGTTGTCATCTCCATAGCTGAACTGTTGGAGCAGAGAGCGGCAGTGTGAGGCCTGGGAGCTGGCATTCAATGGGACCAGGGGCTGTAGGGGCTGCCAAGAGTTCATGGTTCAAGGACCTCAAGGGTACTGGGGCAGCAGGGAGCTAGTTGGACATTTTTGCTTCCAGGAGTGGAGCAAGCTCAGAGGACCTCTTTTCCCACCTCCACGTGGGAAAAAAAatactcttcctcctctttccctcctctcaAGCCCAAGAGAAAACTGGAGGAAAATATGGGGAAGGTGCTAAAAGCttccagggagaaagaaaagaaagagtttgAGGAGTCATCTCTGCTCATCATCTAGGGCACCCAGGTACTCACATGGAAGCCACCATTGATGGTTTCTCCAAACCAGATGTGTTTCTTCTCCTTGCTCTTGCTGCTCCACCAGTTCTTCTTGGGAACGTTTGCTGGGTTGGGGTAGACGCAAGTCTGGCCAGTCTCCATGTTGCAGAAAACCTTCATGGCGTCCAAGGTGCAGCCTTGGTTGGGGTCAATCCAGTAGTCTCCTGCAGGGGGAAGAGGCAGCACCCATGGGGGCTCAGACAGGCACAGACACAAAAGCTTGAGAGGCCCAGGCCtgactgaaagagacagagaggcctACAGGGACAAGGCATGAGGTTCACACGTGGCCTGAAAGGAGGGGGACCTGGGAGGATGCAGGGGCAGGGAGATCTGCATGAACTAAGTCCAGCCCTAAGGAAGGACACATGCAAAGAGGGCAGGAGCAGTGCCCAGCTGGTGGATGGAGTCCACTCTGAGGTCACCTCGGACAGGTAGCCATGGCAGGACAGGGGCCAGGGCTGCAGCTTCTCTGCTGTGAAATAAGAGAGGAACCCTCTGGCAGAtccttccaggcccagctctgcccTGTACTAGGGGGCGTCTCCTCCCTTGCTGCTGGGCCTAAGGGATGACTCCCTGCTTCCTGGGGCGGGGGATCCTGTTCTCCAAGCTTACCACTCTTCCACTCCGGGTGGCAGAGTTTCAGGTCTCTGCAGGTGCGAGCAGGGTTCTTGCGGGAGCCCTCGGGGCTGCGGATGCTCTCAATCTGGTTGTTGAGGGACTTGAGTGTGGCATCCACCTCGGCATCATGCTGTCTCAGGCCACCAGCTGCCTGGTCAGCCCGCATGTACTGCAGGGGGTCAGGGCCCTTCTCTCTCGGGCCTAAGCCAGCAAAGGCGGACATGTCGATGCCAGGGCCAGGGGGACCTGGAGGACCAGGGGGTCCAGGATTTCCGGGAGGACCCTGCAGCAGGAAACAGAGAGATCAGCCAGGATTGTGGGAAAGTGCCCCTCCGTGTCCATCCCCATTTGCTAGAATGTACTAGAGTGTCCCTCTTCCCAGCCCCATGGGTGGGGCAGAGGTGTAGCAGGCCAGGACCAAGGAAATCACAGCACCATGTCTATTTTTTCCTTAGCCCATCTCTTCAGTTTCCCAGCACTGATCATGGGCCCTGTGACCTCTGAGGAGACCTCAGGATAAAGGATGCCATCACTGTTAGCTGCAGGCTGATGCCCTAAAAGAGGCCCTGAGCAAAAAAGAGCTCAAGCCTCCCGGATGGTAGGGACACTTCGACAGCAGGGAAGGAGTCAGGACACTTACAGCAGGGCCGGTTTCGCCTGATCGTCCACGGGGACCAGGAGGCCCAATGGGGCCAGGGATTCCATTAGCACCATCTTTGCCAGAGGGACCGACGGGGCCAGGAGGACCCTGCAAGAGAGAGGTTGTGAGGAAAGAGTGGTCACCACAGGGAAGGCTGGGGAGTTGCTGGGGCTGGGTAGGTGGCTGTCCTGATAGCACCAGCCACTCTGCCCCCAGTTCTTCACATGCTCAGTCATGGAACCCTAAGTTGGTCTCTATTTGGCCAAGAACCAGCAGGATAGCTCCATGGCTTGCCTACCCTCCTAAGCTCCTCTTTGTAAAATGCTGTTACCAGGGGTCTGTCTGACAGCGAGAGCTGCTTCATGTTTGTCTTACAGCCATTGCGGCCTCAGGCGCTTTTCTGGCCATAGGCACATGAGCCAGTCCTGCCCCCATTACTGAGTGAGGACCCCTGAGCCCAcagcttccccagaagcagcagCATCATTTCCCTCCCCATGGGAACACAGGCCCGCACCCTCTGAAGGGCCCCCTCCATCTTCCAACTCCATGTCACTTACTCTAGGGCCAGAAGGACCAGCAGGACCAGAAGCACCTTGGTCTCCAGAAGGACCCTGTGTAGAAGGAAGAGGCAAAGGGCTGCGGTCAGCACAGACATATCTATCTATATTCTGGGAGCTGGGGGAGAAGCTTTATGTCCCAGCCCCATTCCCtttccacttcctcctccctccagccctgaGGAAATCCTAGAAACTGCTTAGGGTGATCCCAAGCTGTCCTGGCAGCACAGGGAGCTCAAGTGGGCTCTGAGTGGCAGGAGACCTCGGGAAGTCCCAGGCAGGCAGTGACACTCACAGGAGGGCCGGGCAGACCCTGCAGACCAGTGAAGCCACGGTGTCCCTTCAGGCCTCTCTCGCCAGGCTCTCCAGCCTCTCCTTTGTCACCTCGGGGGCCTTGAGGACCCTGGGAACAAGACAGACACAGATTGAGTCAGGTCAGGGCCAGGACAGGAGCCCCCTCCTGTCCCACCCAAGCTGAGGAATCCCCGGAACCACAGGGCTGGAGGCCCAGGAACCACCTGGAGGCTGGCTGCCCTCCCGGCCTATCCCTGGTGGGGACTCAGTGCAGGACACTTGGATACTCACCTGGATTCCCCGGGCTCCAGCTGGTCCTGAGGGTCCCATGGGGCCTTGTGCACCCTAAGGAGAGAGTGAGCGCAGCGTCAGAGAAAAGCCAGGACAGGTGGGGGCCTCCTCTGCATCTGAGGCCACCGCTCCATAGTCCAGAGACCGTCTAAACCCAGGGACTGCCTCAGCCCCACCACACAGGGGAAGGTGGCTTTTACTGAATTCAGGATACTTACAGCTTCTCCTCTGTCTCCTTGCTTGCCAGTTGGACCAGCGGGGCCAGGAGAGCCAGGGGGCCCAGGGGCTCCAGGAGCTCCCACAGCACCAGTCTCACCACGATCACCCTGTCAGGAGAGAGGTCTCAGGCTCATAGAAGAATGTTCCAGAAGAGACAGGAACAGAAGGTCCTTCTAGGCTGAGATGAGTCTGGTTCCAACCTGCCACCCCCAGCTGACCTGTCAGGCCTGACGCAATGTCCTCCCCATCCCactgcacacacagacaccagaCACTCACCTTGACTCCAGCGGCGCCATCTCTGCCAGGAGGGCCATCAGCACCGGGGCTTCCCTGGACAAAGTGAAACAAGAATGCATTTAGAGCTGCTTCCTGCCCATCTCCCCCTCTGCTCCCCCAGCCCCCCCTCAGAAGCCCAGGCCTCTCCTCTTCTGCCCAACTCACTCACACTTTGAAGCCAAAGCTTCCTCACCAAGTTTCCCTCCTCCTTCCGGAAGCAGCTCTTGGTCTCTATGCCCGTCTCTCTCCCCCACAACCTTCCCATTGCACCTAGGCTTTCAGGCCTGTCGGCCAACACTGCCACTCCCTTCTCCAGGGCCCCGCCTGGGACTTGTCCTGGCTGGCCCAGCACAGAGACTCACAGGGCCCCTCTCCCCAATCAGGGCCACCCCAGGGGGTCTCACTGCTCACCTCTCGTCCAGGTTCACCTGCAGGACCAGTCAGGCCAGGAGGACCCACGGGGCCAGGAGGACCTCTGTCTCCAGATGCTCCAGGAGCACCCTGCTTGCCGGGCTCACCCTGGAGGGACAGAGACAAGGATGATGAGTGCACGTGGTAAGCACCCCTGCCCAGGGCCCACTGATCCTTCAGGGAGGGGGCAGACAAGGGACAGTCCTGAGGGTGCTGAGGGAGGTAGAAGCCTTGGCAGGCAGGGCCCAGCTTGGATGGAGGGAGGGACACCCCACACTCACCGATGGGCCGGGCAAGCCAGGGAATCCTCTCTCACCACGCTGCCCAGGCAGACCGACGATGCCTCTCTGACCAGCCAGACCCTGGGGACCTGGTGGACCTTCGGCACCCTGAGAGAGGAGAGGCGGGAGATGAGAACTGACAGTGGCCCAGCCTCTTCTGCCCTCTCAGCACAGCTCTGTCTGTGCAGCCCCGCTCCCTGGCATCCCCATGGCCCCTGCTCCCTCCTACCCCAAGCTCTGTGAGCTCAGAAGCCACTCACGACTCTGCTCCCAGGGACCTTGGCATGGGCCTGGTGAGGGACTTACAGAGGGACCGTCATCTCCAGGCTCTCCCTTCTCGCCAGGGGGTCCAGCAGGACCTTGGAGACCGGGTTCACCAGCTCGGCCAGGGGGGCCGCTGTCTCCTCGAGCACCTTTGGGACCATCTTTTCCAGAAGGACCAGGGGGACCAGGGGGTCCAGGGTTGCCCTAGGAGAAAATGCGGGAAGTGAGGACTCATCTCACCCTTCCTCATCCAGGCTGCCAAAGTCACTGTGGCCTCAGTGACAGCAGTTTCCTCTCTGGGGGCTTCTCTACCTCCCCACACTAAGGGAAGGCAGCTTAACCCCCCCAACCCCAATCTACCTCTGCAACCTTCTCACCATGTGAGACAGCTCTGGGCAGCCAGCCCCAGCTTCTCCAGCCCCTGCTCGCTTTGCTTTCTCCCATCTACTTGgaatccctccttcctcctccctttgtCCTCAATCCCCCTTCCTCAGGAGCCGCTCCAGCCCTGCCCCTCTGACCCCTGAGCTTGGCCCCAGCACTCGCTCCCTCTGCCTATGGCGCTGGTGAACCCAGTGAGTTCATCACCACTACTCCCTCCATGCAAACTCCCTGAGAGCAACCCAGGACATGCGGACTTGCTTTAAAGCACGCAGGCAAGTGCACAGAACATGCTCAAGAAATGTCTGTCCAGGATGAAGGTAATCGTGGCAGCCCTGTCCTGCCCACCGAGCCAGCAGGCCAGCCACCCATGGCTAACAGCAGGGCCACAACCCTGCCCCCAGCCACCCTCAGGGGATAGGTCCCCATGATCAGTTAGCTACTCCTCCAGGGGGCGGAAACGGACTCAGAGGAGTGAGGGCCAACCTGGAGCTCTCCAGACCCTGTTGGGTGCTGGGCCAGGCTATTCCACACCTGCCTGTGCCTCTCATGCCAGGAGCATCACTTACATTGGAGCCTGGGGGTCCAACGCGGCCAGCAGCTCCAGGGAATCCAGTGGCTCCCTGTGTGGGGAGAGGAGAGCCCCTGAGAACCTCAAGCCATCAGGAGGTTTGAGATTAAAatgggtggggggcgggggtggtcTCAGAGCCTGGTATGGAAAGGGCGAGGGGCTGCAAAGCAGCAAGggggagcgagggagggagaaagggtcCCCGGGTCTGGCCATAGAAGCAGGCACAGGCTGTTTCCCTGCCTCCGGCTTCCTCAGTCAGCACTTCAGGGAGCAGAATGAGGGACAAGCCTTGGGCTGGGGAATCCGGGACCACAGTGCACCCAGCCCACAGGCGCCCTCTCTCCCACCTGGCTGTGGGTGGGCTTAGGCTGGGGACCAACGCAGGGCTGGGAAAAGAGTCGGGGGCATCCCAAAACACCCCCCGCCATGGGAGCCTCTGGGGCCGGGCCCTCTTTGTGAGGTGCAGGGTGGGGTGTGAGAGGCCTCACTCACCGGGGGGCCTTGGGCACCTCGGGCTCCTTTAGGACCAGTCACTCCAGTAGGACcctggaaaggaaagagggagacagTGAGGCCCAGTGGCCCAGGGAAGACGGTGGGCTTCTGTCTGAGCCCCAACAATGGACCCCTGAGGTTTTCGAAGATGCAGCTTTCTTGGCACTAAAAACCCAGCCTGAAGAGGCTGCCCCAGGCAGCTCTGTCCCCTCTGCCGCAGGAGACTTGTGTTCTAGGAGAAGCCCGTCAGGCAACCACAGAACCGGTCTGGGGTCTGGCCTCCCGGGAAGCTCTTCCTGCCactgccccctcctccccaggagACCAGCAGCTTGGTTCTGGCTGGCTGTGGCCAGCCTGTACTCCGTCAGTCCCTACACCCCACCCACACAGCCCACATGCCACATGGAAGCTCCTTCTACCGACATGGGGGTGTTCCCAGGCCTGCGAACCATCCTCTGTGCAGCCTGCTGGGGCCTCCCCATCTGCACCCCAGGAGCCCTTCCTTGAGGGAACAATTATTGGAGTGCAGCGTTACCCACCTGAGGCCCAGGCGCTCCAGAGGGGCCCTGAGGACCAGGGGCACCAGCGTCGCCTTTCTGGCCAGCCTCTCCTTGCTCACCCTTGGCCCCAGGCTGGCCATCAGCACCCTATAATGGGAGGGAGGAAGCGGGTGAGTGAGGGGCAGCCCAAAACGCTGGAGCTCTTCCAGAAGAGCGGGAGACTCTGTGAGTATCTGCATGTGTGTCCACCCTGGTCTGGACATGATGGTTCTATTAGTATGCAGgcgggaaaggagaggagaggagcatCCATTTCCCTCCCCGACAAGCTCCGATGCCCGAGGGTGCTGGAGGTGGAACTGGCCTGAGTGGAGGGACCCAGGAGGATGGACAGAGATACTCACAGGAGGCCCAGCAAATCCCGCTGGTCCGGGGGGCCCAGTCTCTCCACGTTCACCCTGTGAGAGAAGGGGGCATGGCGAGAGGTCAGGCCCTGTGCCTGACCTGCTTCTGCTCCCCTCCAAGAGCACCTTGggccctgcccagcctcctgtTCCCCAGAGACAGGCATCTGAAAGCAGCCTTAGTCCTGAACACAGGCAGAGGCTCTGTTAACCCAAAAGCCCTCACCCTGAGCACATGATGGGAGTGACGtgccttcccccttcccttcccatctctcctcccaccctaGACCCAGCGGGCAGGGAGGGAGCCAGTGCCTGGCAGCACGCAGGGCCACCAGGCAGCATGAGGGCCCTCGCTGGCTCCCTGGCTCTCTGGTTCCCAGGGGCCTCAGGCAGAGCCAGGCTCAGAGGTCCAGACACTCACCGGAGCGCCACGAGCACCAGCACTTCCTGCAGGACCGGGAGGTCCAACTTCTCCCTGAgggcagagaagggaggaagagccAGGGGTGAGAAGGTGGGGAGGCAGAGTGGGAGAGGGCAAAGTGCATTCGGGGGGCCTTGCTCGTGGGAAGGGGGCTCCAGGTCCCCCTGGCACAGCCTGTGTTACTGTGCAGCCCATACCCgcaccctctccagggcctctgcTGAATTCGCGTTTACCCCAGCCCAGTTGTCCCGCCCAATAGAGAACACTGCCAGTGGCGTCACTTCTGAGAGGACCCCCTCTTCACTCCTTACAGCCCCGGTGGAGGGTGACAGTGGTGAGTGAGGACAAGACAGAACCGCCTTTGGCAGGAGATAAGAAGGAGGAGTGACAGGGAGGTAAGGcgtggagaggaaaggagctgGGACTCACCTTCTCGCCATTAGCACCAGCCGGGCCAGGGGGGCCAATGGGACCTGTCAGGCCCTGCGGGGAGAGCAGGTAGAGGTGAGGGAGGCAGGCTGAGCATGTGCGGCCCGGCACCAAGCCAACCCTGGTGCGCGCTCCCACCGCCTCCAGAGCTCCCACTTACCCTCTGGCCCCAGTTTAACAGAGAAGTCCCTGCAGTTGCCCAGCCCCGATAGAGACAGGACCAGGGACCCCACTGGCAGACTGCCcagccccctctccctctctcctgggtGCAGATCTAGGATCCCAATGCCCAGCAGTCCGGCAGCCCGCATTCACTTACTCGTCCACCATCCTTTCCAGGGGCTCCCTCAGGGCCTTTCTCACCAACATCACCCTGAGGGAAGAGAAAACCAGCCGCCTCAGCCGGACACCCCAGGAACCCCATGGTTTGCTCAGttccacccaggctggggtgctacGGAAAGCCCAGTCCCTGCCCAAGAAAGATTTGCTGTGGTCTCAGGGTGGGTGAGGAGCGGCAGGAGCGAGATGAAGGAACAGGGGAGAGGATGTCACTAAAAGGCAGGGAGCTTTGGAAAGGAGTCTTTAAGCTCCTCAAAAAGGGCTAACAGATACCCTCACCACCAGGTGCCATGAGGGAACGGAAGCTATCACAAGGGGCAGGAATGTGGCAAAGCCATAGCTTTGGTGAGAGGCTGTAACCCAGTACTTACCCTGTCACCTTTGGGCCCAGCGATACCAGCTGCTCCCCTCTCGCCAGGCATTCCCTGAAGACCTGGAGGGCCCTGAGCCCCAGGGGGGCCTGCTGGGCCAGATGCACCCTGGGGAGGGAGGTAAGAGGGAGTCTGTAGTGGACAGCACCTCTCCCTGAACCCGTGTTCATGGAGCCTGGGTAACCAGGGCCCCAaacccctcttccttcccttcctcccgtGTAGACCTCCTTTCTAGCTCCCCCGACTTCTGTTCTTCATTCCTCCTGAGCCCACTCCCCTTCTCCCTGCTCAGTGGGACTCCCAGGCTGCCAAGAAGACCCCTACAGGACACAGCCTCACTTACTTTGGGACCATCAGTACCAGGAGTGCCGGGGAGGCCACGGGGACCCTGGAGGCCCTGGGCACCGGGAGAGCCACGTTCACCTGGGAAACCTCGTTCACCCTGAGGCAGAGACACCAAGAAGTGATCAACCAACAGCAGTGGGGGAGAAGATCCAGGGAGAAGCAAGGAGGTGGGGAAAGGAGCAGGAGCCTAGGACCCAGGGCAGGCCCAAGGAGGCCGCCCGCAGTGGCCAACAGGACACTCACCCTGGGACCCACGAGGCCAGGGGCTCCAGCTTCACCGGGAACACCCTGGAGAACAAAGAAAGATGTGTGAGAGTGAAGGCTTCATGTCACAGACCCCTGAAGAATTCTCCACAGCGGGGCTGAATATTACTCCTCCCATGGGGGATTGTGTCATCTGTGGAGGCTGGGACATGGGTCCAGGACATTCCCAGGCCTCACACGGCTCCTCCTGCCCTCTTGCCCTTGCCTCCTAGGCATCAGAAAAGACCTTCCCATCTAAACAGGTTGCAGGTCCAAAGAGCCCCATACTCACCTGATCACCTGGTTTTCCACCTTCACCTGGGGGACCAGGAGGGCCAGGAAGTCCCTAGAAGCCGAAGTGACAAGTGTTAGCAAAGGAGTGAGTTTTCTGCCCTGGCCGCCAGGGAGGCACAGTATAGAGCAGACCCAAAGGAAGGAGGCAGCAGCAGTGACAGCCAGAGGTGCAGGGAAGGCTCGATGCCTGGCACCCTGCAAGAGGTGTGGGCCCTCCACCGATAGTGCCTACTGCTGTCCCAGGGAGCCCTGGGTGTGGCGAAGGACTGGACAGAGAGCCTGGTCCAGTCACCTACCTGGAACCCAGATGGCCCAGGAGCACCCTGCTCGCCTCGTTCACCAGCAGGTCCCTGCAGTGGGAAAGAAAAGGTGAGCTGAGCCAGTGTTCCAGAGACCCTGAGAGCCACAGCTAGTAGGGCCCAGGGGAGGTCAGCAGGGTGGGTAGGACAGGCGTCTTCCTGCACTGCTCAGACAGTGTGTGCATGCCTCCCTGCACTCCCATCAGCCACCCACACTCCTCTCCACCAATGTGGGTCCACACAGCCTCCTGGGACACCCTGCCTCAGCTCAGAGTGAGTCCGGTGTACCAGCTCAGCCCACATTCACATCTGTCAGCTCCATTAATGGATGggctctcccacccccacccctcccagcccctgcccccaggGCCACCTGGGGAGGCAGGGCAG
This window harbors:
- the COL2A1 gene encoding collagen alpha-1(II) chain isoform X2, producing the protein MIRLGAPQTLVLLTLLVAAVLRCQGQDVQEAGSCMQDGQRYNDKDVWKPEPCRICVCDTGTVLCDDIICEDVKDCLSPEIPFGECCPICPTDLATASGQPGPKGQKGEPGDIKDIVGPKGPPGPQGPAGEQGPRGDRGDKGEKGAPGPRGRDGEPGTPGNPGPPGPPGPPGPPGLGGNFAAQMAGGFDEKAGGAQMGVMQGPMGPMGPRGPPGPAGAPGPQGFQGNPGEPGEPGVSGPMGPRGPPGPPGKPGDDGEAGKPGKAGERGPPGPQGARGFPGTPGLPGVKGHRGYPGLDGAKGEAGAPGVKGESGSPGENGSPGPMGPRGLPGERGRTGPAGAAGARGNDGQPGPAGPPGPVGPAGGPGFPGAPGAKGEAGPTGARGPEGAQGPRGEPGTPGSPGPAGASGNPGTDGIPGAKGSAGAPGIAGAPGFPGPRGPPGPQGATGPLGPKGQTGEPGIAGFKGEQGPKGEPGPAGPQGAPGPAGEEGKRGARGEPGGVGPIGPPGERGAPGNRGFPGQDGLAGPKGAPGERGPSGLAGPKGANGDPGRPGEPGLPGARGLTGRPGDAGPQGKVGPSGAPGEDGRPGPPGPQGARGQPGVMGFPGPKGANGEPGKAGEKGLPGAPGLRGLPGKDGETGAAGPPGPAGPAGERGEQGAPGPSGFQGLPGPPGPPGEGGKPGDQGVPGEAGAPGLVGPRGERGFPGERGSPGAQGLQGPRGLPGTPGTDGPKGASGPAGPPGAQGPPGLQGMPGERGAAGIAGPKGDRGDVGEKGPEGAPGKDGGRGLTGPIGPPGPAGANGEKGEVGPPGPAGSAGARGAPGERGETGPPGPAGFAGPPGADGQPGAKGEQGEAGQKGDAGAPGPQGPSGAPGPQGPTGVTGPKGARGAQGPPGATGFPGAAGRVGPPGSNGNPGPPGPPGPSGKDGPKGARGDSGPPGRAGEPGLQGPAGPPGEKGEPGDDGPSGAEGPPGPQGLAGQRGIVGLPGQRGERGFPGLPGPSGEPGKQGAPGASGDRGPPGPVGPPGLTGPAGEPGREGSPGADGPPGRDGAAGVKGDRGETGAVGAPGAPGPPGSPGPAGPTGKQGDRGEAGAQGPMGPSGPAGARGIQGPQGPRGDKGEAGEPGERGLKGHRGFTGLQGLPGPPGPSGDQGASGPAGPSGPRGPPGPVGPSGKDGANGIPGPIGPPGPRGRSGETGPAGPPGNPGPPGPPGPPGPGIDMSAFAGLGPREKGPDPLQYMRADQAAGGLRQHDAEVDATLKSLNNQIESIRSPEGSRKNPARTCRDLKLCHPEWKSGDYWIDPNQGCTLDAMKVFCNMETGQTCVYPNPANVPKKNWWSSKSKEKKHIWFGETINGGFHFSYGDDNLAPNTANVQMTFLRLLSTEGSQNITYHCKNSIAYLDEAAGNLKKALLIQGSNDVEIRAEGNSRFTYTALKDGCTKHTGKWGKTVIEYRSQKTSRLPIIDIAPMDIGGPEQEFGVDIGPVCFL
- the COL2A1 gene encoding collagen alpha-1(II) chain isoform X1 translates to MIRLGAPQTLVLLTLLVAAVLRCQGQDVQEAGSCMQDGQRYNDKDVWKPEPCRICVCDTGTVLCDDIICEDVKDCLSPEIPFGECCPICPTDLATASGWQPGPKGQKGEPGDIKDIVGPKGPPGPQGPAGEQGPRGDRGDKGEKGAPGPRGRDGEPGTPGNPGPPGPPGPPGPPGLGGNFAAQMAGGFDEKAGGAQMGVMQGPMGPMGPRGPPGPAGAPGPQGFQGNPGEPGEPGVSGPMGPRGPPGPPGKPGDDGEAGKPGKAGERGPPGPQGARGFPGTPGLPGVKGHRGYPGLDGAKGEAGAPGVKGESGSPGENGSPGPMGPRGLPGERGRTGPAGAAGARGNDGQPGPAGPPGPVGPAGGPGFPGAPGAKGEAGPTGARGPEGAQGPRGEPGTPGSPGPAGASGNPGTDGIPGAKGSAGAPGIAGAPGFPGPRGPPGPQGATGPLGPKGQTGEPGIAGFKGEQGPKGEPGPAGPQGAPGPAGEEGKRGARGEPGGVGPIGPPGERGAPGNRGFPGQDGLAGPKGAPGERGPSGLAGPKGANGDPGRPGEPGLPGARGLTGRPGDAGPQGKVGPSGAPGEDGRPGPPGPQGARGQPGVMGFPGPKGANGEPGKAGEKGLPGAPGLRGLPGKDGETGAAGPPGPAGPAGERGEQGAPGPSGFQGLPGPPGPPGEGGKPGDQGVPGEAGAPGLVGPRGERGFPGERGSPGAQGLQGPRGLPGTPGTDGPKGASGPAGPPGAQGPPGLQGMPGERGAAGIAGPKGDRGDVGEKGPEGAPGKDGGRGLTGPIGPPGPAGANGEKGEVGPPGPAGSAGARGAPGERGETGPPGPAGFAGPPGADGQPGAKGEQGEAGQKGDAGAPGPQGPSGAPGPQGPTGVTGPKGARGAQGPPGATGFPGAAGRVGPPGSNGNPGPPGPPGPSGKDGPKGARGDSGPPGRAGEPGLQGPAGPPGEKGEPGDDGPSGAEGPPGPQGLAGQRGIVGLPGQRGERGFPGLPGPSGEPGKQGAPGASGDRGPPGPVGPPGLTGPAGEPGREGSPGADGPPGRDGAAGVKGDRGETGAVGAPGAPGPPGSPGPAGPTGKQGDRGEAGAQGPMGPSGPAGARGIQGPQGPRGDKGEAGEPGERGLKGHRGFTGLQGLPGPPGPSGDQGASGPAGPSGPRGPPGPVGPSGKDGANGIPGPIGPPGPRGRSGETGPAGPPGNPGPPGPPGPPGPGIDMSAFAGLGPREKGPDPLQYMRADQAAGGLRQHDAEVDATLKSLNNQIESIRSPEGSRKNPARTCRDLKLCHPEWKSGDYWIDPNQGCTLDAMKVFCNMETGQTCVYPNPANVPKKNWWSSKSKEKKHIWFGETINGGFHFSYGDDNLAPNTANVQMTFLRLLSTEGSQNITYHCKNSIAYLDEAAGNLKKALLIQGSNDVEIRAEGNSRFTYTALKDGCTKHTGKWGKTVIEYRSQKTSRLPIIDIAPMDIGGPEQEFGVDIGPVCFL